TGAGCCGCCGTTTTCTCAGTAGAGAAAATTCCCCGATTGCTGCACGATGCCGGCATGAACCAGAGCAGCGGCCCTAAACGCCTTCGCCAACTCCTCACCCAATCGGGCATCATCCGCAGCCTGGGAGCGCACGATGTCTTCACCGCCCTCGTTGTCGAGCAAGCGGGATTCGAAACGGTCTTCATCGGCGGCTTTGGGACCAGCGCTTCCATGCTCGGTCTGCCGGACATCAACTTCCTTTCCGTGAGCGAAATGGCCGATGCCGTCCGCCGCATGGCGGCGCGCGTTTCCATACCGGTCATTGCCGACGGCGATACCGGCCACGGCGACCTGCACAACGTCCAGCGGACGGTCGAACTGTTCGAGTCCGCCGGCGCCTCGGCGATCTTGCTGGAAGATCAGGTGATGCCGAAACGCTGCGGCCACTTCGCGAACAAACAGGTCGTCCCAACTGAGGAAATGGTCTTGAAAATCAAGGCGGCCGTCCGCGCCAAAAGCGACCCGAGCTTTGTGATCTTCGCCCGCACGGATGCCCGGCAAATGAACGGGCTGGATGACGCGATCGACCGCGTCAACCGCTGTTGCGACGCCGGAGCGGACATCGCCTTCATCGAAGCGCCCGAATCGCTGAAGGAACTGGAAGAGATTCCGAAGCGTGTCAAACACCCGCTGTTCGTCAACATGCTGACGGGCGGTGTGACGCCGATCTTGTCCGTCAAGGAACTCGAACAGCTCGGCTACAAAATCGTGGTGTG
The DNA window shown above is from Verrucomicrobiota bacterium and carries:
- a CDS encoding isocitrate lyase/PEP mutase family protein; amino-acid sequence: MNQSSGPKRLRQLLTQSGIIRSLGAHDVFTALVVEQAGFETVFIGGFGTSASMLGLPDINFLSVSEMADAVRRMAARVSIPVIADGDTGHGDLHNVQRTVELFESAGASAILLEDQVMPKRCGHFANKQVVPTEEMVLKIKAAVRAKSDPSFVIFARTDARQMNGLDDAIDRVNRCCDAGADIAFIEAPESLKELEEIPKRVKHPLFVNMLTGGVTPILSVKELEQLGYKIVVCPIESLMVCARAMRDLCESWKTTGRVDKLATAAMSFAEVKKLLGVEEFLKLRERL